A stretch of the Macaca thibetana thibetana isolate TM-01 chromosome X, ASM2454274v1, whole genome shotgun sequence genome encodes the following:
- the LOC126946851 gene encoding interleukin-3 receptor subunit alpha isoform X1 — MTLLWLTLLLVATPCLLQTKEDPNAPIRNLRMKEKAQQLMWDLNRNVTDVECIKGTDYSMPAMNDSYCQFGAISLCEVTNYTVRVASPPFSTWILFPENSGTPRAGAENLTCWVHDVDFLSCSWVVGPAAPADVQYDLYLNNPNSHEQYRCLHYKTDARGTQIGCRFDDIARLSRGSQSSHILVRGRSAAVSIPCTDKFVFFSQIERLTPPNMTGECNETHSFMHWKMKSHFNRKFRYELRIQKRMQPVRTEQVRDTTSFQLPNPGTYTVQIRARETVYEFLSAWSTPQRFECDQEEGASSRAWRTSLLIALGTLLALLCVFLICRRYLVMQRLFPRIPHMKDPIGDTFQQDKLVVWEAGKAGLEECLVSEVQVVEKT, encoded by the exons ATGACCCTCCTTTGGCTGACGCTGCTCCTGGTCGCCACGCCCTGTCTCCTGCAAACCAAGGAGG ATCCAAATGCACCAATCAGGAATCTAAGGATGAAAGAAAAGGCTCAGCAGTTGATGTGGGACCTGAACAGAAACGTGACCGACGTGGAGTGTATCAAAGGCACCGACTATTCTATGCCG GCAATGAACGACAGCTATTGCCAGTTCGGAGCCATTTCCTTATGTGAAGTGACCAACTACACCGTCCGAGTGGCCAGTCCCCCGTTCTCCACGTGGATCCTCTTCCCTGAGAACA GTGGGACGCCTCGGGCAGGCGCGGAGAATCTGACCTGCTGGGTTCATGACGTGGATTTCTTGAGCTGCAGCTGGGTGGTAGGCCCGGCGGCCCCCGCTGACGTCCAGTACGACCTGTACTTGAACAATCCCAA CAGCCACGAACAGTACAGGTGCCTTCACTACAAAACGGATGCTCGGGGAACACAGATCGGGTGTCGGTTCGATGACATCGCTCGACTCTCCCGCGGTTCTCAAAGTTCCCACATCCTGGTGAGGGGCAGGAGCGCAGCCGTCAGTATCCCCTGCACAGATAAGTTTGTCTTCTTTTCACAGATTG AGAGATTAACTCCACCCAACATGACTGGAGAGTGTAATGAGACACATTCCTTCATGCACTGGAAAATGAAAAGTCATTTCAATCGCAAATTCCGCTATGAGCTTCGGATCCAAAAG AGAATGCAGCCTGTAAGGACAGAGCAG GTCAGAGACACAACCTCCTTCCAGCTACCCAATCCTGGAACGTACACAGTGCAAATAAGAGCCCGGGAAACAGTGTATGAATTCTTGAGTGCCTGGAGCACCCCCCAGCGCTTCG AGTGCGACCAGGAGGAGGGCGCGAGCTCGCGTGCCTGGCGGACGTCGCTGCTGATCGCGCTGGGGACGCTGCTGGCCTTGCTCTGTGTGTTCCTCATCTGCAGAAG GTATCTGGTGATGCAGAGGCTGTTTCCCCGCATCCCACACATGAAAGACCCCATCGGTGACACCTTCCAACAGGACAAGCTG
- the LOC126946851 gene encoding interleukin-3 receptor subunit alpha isoform X2, giving the protein MTLLWLTLLLVATPCLLQTKEDPNAPIRNLRMKEKAQQLMWDLNRNVTDVECIKGTDYSMPAMNDSYCQFGAISLCEVTNYTVRVASPPFSTWILFPENSGTPRAGAENLTCWVHDVDFLSCSWVVGPAAPADVQYDLYLNNPNHEQYRCLHYKTDARGTQIGCRFDDIARLSRGSQSSHILVRGRSAAVSIPCTDKFVFFSQIERLTPPNMTGECNETHSFMHWKMKSHFNRKFRYELRIQKRMQPVRTEQVRDTTSFQLPNPGTYTVQIRARETVYEFLSAWSTPQRFECDQEEGASSRAWRTSLLIALGTLLALLCVFLICRRYLVMQRLFPRIPHMKDPIGDTFQQDKLVVWEAGKAGLEECLVSEVQVVEKT; this is encoded by the exons ATGACCCTCCTTTGGCTGACGCTGCTCCTGGTCGCCACGCCCTGTCTCCTGCAAACCAAGGAGG ATCCAAATGCACCAATCAGGAATCTAAGGATGAAAGAAAAGGCTCAGCAGTTGATGTGGGACCTGAACAGAAACGTGACCGACGTGGAGTGTATCAAAGGCACCGACTATTCTATGCCG GCAATGAACGACAGCTATTGCCAGTTCGGAGCCATTTCCTTATGTGAAGTGACCAACTACACCGTCCGAGTGGCCAGTCCCCCGTTCTCCACGTGGATCCTCTTCCCTGAGAACA GTGGGACGCCTCGGGCAGGCGCGGAGAATCTGACCTGCTGGGTTCATGACGTGGATTTCTTGAGCTGCAGCTGGGTGGTAGGCCCGGCGGCCCCCGCTGACGTCCAGTACGACCTGTACTTGAACAATCCCAA CCACGAACAGTACAGGTGCCTTCACTACAAAACGGATGCTCGGGGAACACAGATCGGGTGTCGGTTCGATGACATCGCTCGACTCTCCCGCGGTTCTCAAAGTTCCCACATCCTGGTGAGGGGCAGGAGCGCAGCCGTCAGTATCCCCTGCACAGATAAGTTTGTCTTCTTTTCACAGATTG AGAGATTAACTCCACCCAACATGACTGGAGAGTGTAATGAGACACATTCCTTCATGCACTGGAAAATGAAAAGTCATTTCAATCGCAAATTCCGCTATGAGCTTCGGATCCAAAAG AGAATGCAGCCTGTAAGGACAGAGCAG GTCAGAGACACAACCTCCTTCCAGCTACCCAATCCTGGAACGTACACAGTGCAAATAAGAGCCCGGGAAACAGTGTATGAATTCTTGAGTGCCTGGAGCACCCCCCAGCGCTTCG AGTGCGACCAGGAGGAGGGCGCGAGCTCGCGTGCCTGGCGGACGTCGCTGCTGATCGCGCTGGGGACGCTGCTGGCCTTGCTCTGTGTGTTCCTCATCTGCAGAAG GTATCTGGTGATGCAGAGGCTGTTTCCCCGCATCCCACACATGAAAGACCCCATCGGTGACACCTTCCAACAGGACAAGCTG